The Candidatus Hydrogenedentota bacterium genomic sequence GTGGAGCAGGTCCGCGTAGTTCCGGCCCGCGTACCAAATGGACGACCAGTTCTGGATGACGCCCAGGCGGAAGCCGTTAGGATGTACCTTTTGACCCACGGTGCTCTCCTTTTATTTTTTCGTTTTGCCTTTTGCGGAGGCTTTTTCCTGGACCTCGCCGCCGCTGATCTCAATGCGCACATGGCTGCGGGTCTTGCGAATGCGCACGCCCCGGCCGCGCGGCATGGCGCGCCAGCGTTTCAGCGTCAGGCCCTGGTCCACCATGATCGTCGAGACGACCATCTCGTCCGTGTCGATGCGGTCGTGCTTTTCCGCGGCCAGGTTTTCGGCGTTGGCCACGGCCGAATCGAGCAGCTTGCGCAGCGGCATGGCGGACTTCTTCAACGTGTAGTCCAGAATGTAGCGCGCTTCCGCCACCTTCTTGCCGCGGATCAGGTCGGCTACGAGCCGGGCCTTGCGCGGGGCGACGGTCAGGTTTTTAACGTATGCCTTGGCGGTTGCCATAACGAATGCTCCCGGTTACTTCGCGCCCGCGTGCGCGCGGAACGTGCGCGTAGGCGCGAATTCGCCCAGCCTGTGCCCGACCATGTTCTCGGTGATGAACACCGGGATGAACGTCTTGCCGTTGTGGACCGCAATGGTCAACCCCACCATGTCGGGGATGACCGTCGAACGCCGCGACCACGTCTTGATGACCTTGCGGTCCTTGGTCGCCTGCGCCGCGCGAATCTTGTCGAGCAGGCTCACTTCTACGAAGTATCCCTTTTTCAGTGAACGAGCCACCGTGCGTTCTCCTCTTCGCCGTTACCGGGTCCTGCGACGGATGATGTACTTGTTGGTGCGGTGCGTCTTCTTGCGCGTCTTGTATCCCTTGGTGGGCTTGCCCCACGGCGTGCTGGGGTGCCGGCCGCCCGAGGTGCGGCCCTCGCCGCCGCCGTGCGGGTGGTCCACCGGGTTCATCGCGACGCCGCGCACCTTGGGCCGCTTGCCGAGCCAGCGGGTCCGGCCCGCCTTGCCGACCTCGATGTTGACGTGCTCTTCATTGCCGACCGTGCCGATGGTGGCGCGGCAGTTGGAGAGGACCCGGCGCATTTCGCCGGAGGGCAGGCGCAGCACGCAATAACGGCCTTCCTTGGCCAGCAACTGGCAGCCGTTCCCCGCGGCGCGGGCCATTTGGCCGCCTTTGCCCGGCACAAGTTCGACATTGTGAATGTTCGTGCCCAGCGGGATGCGGTCGAGCGGCAAGGTGTTGCCCACATCATACTCGGCGTCGGGGCCGCTCACGATCCGCTGGCCCACCGCCAAACCGTTGGGCGCGATGATATAGCGCTTTTCGCCGTCGAGGTAGGAGATAAGCGCGATGCGCGCACTGCGGTTCGGGTCGTATTCAATCGAGACGACCTTACCCGGAATACCGTCCTTCTCGCGCTGAAAATCGATGCTGCGGTAACGGCGCTTGTGGCCGCCGCCCCGGCGCCGCATGGTAATGCGGCCCTGGTTGTTGCGCCCGGCGCGGTCGTGCGCGGGTTGGGTAAGCGCCTTTTCGGGCCGCGTCTTGGTGATTTCGGAGAAATCCGCCACCGACATGCCGCGGCGCGACGGGGTAACGGGTTTGAATCGCTTTACTGGCATGGGTCCGCCTTCCCTAAATCAGTTCAATGACATCGCCCCGGCGCAGCGTAACGATCGCTTTCTTCCACTGGGAACGGCGCCCGACGCGCCGCGACCGCATGTGCTGCCGGAGTTTGCCCTGATAGTTCATCGTGTTTACCGAAACGACATGCACTTCGGGAAACTGGATCTCAATCGCTTCCTTGATTTGCTGTTTGTTCGCTTCGGGATGCACGCGAAACGTATATTGGTTTGCTTTGCGCGTCTGGATCTGCGAATCTTCCGTGATAATCGGCCGCAGAATGATCTTGTGGGGCTCTACGCTCATGACAGCCTCTCCTGCAAGTATGCTAGCGCCTCTTGCTGAACAATCACGCGGCCGGCCAGCATCACGTCCAGCACATTGACGTCAGCGGCTGTGCGCACGGTCACGTGCGGGATGTTGCGCGACGACAACAGCACGTTCCGGTCCGTGGCTGCCGTGACCAGCAGCGTTTTGCGCCCTTCGGGCGACAGGCGCGCCATCATCGCGGCAAACGGTTTCGTCTTGGGCTGCTCCACCTGCAATCCGGCCAGCACGCTGAGGCGGTCCTCGCGGAGCCGGTCGCTGAGTGCGCAGCACACGGCCTGCCGCTTGACGCGCACGGGCACGTCTTGGCGGTAACTGCGCGGGATAGGCCCAAAGATGGTGCCACCGCCGCGCATCTGGGGCTCGCGGCTGCTGCCCTGCCGGGCACGGCCGGTTCCCTTTTGACGAAACGGCTTAATGCCGCCGCCGCTCACTTCCTTGCGCGTTTTCGTCTTGTGCGTGCCGTGGCGGGCCGCGTTCCGCAGCGCCAGGACCGCCTCGTGGACGACCGTTTCGTTAAAGGGAGCGTCAAAGACCTGGTCGCTCACCTCGAGCATACCCTGCTCGACGCCGGCCGTATCGACGACTTTAACCGAAGCCATTACTTCGACCCTTTCTCCGTCTTCTCGCCTGCCTTGCGCGCGCGTGCCTTGATGCTGCGGCGCACCATGACGATGCCGCCGTTGGCGCCGGGCACCGCGCCGCGGACTACCAGCAGGTTCTTCTCGGCGTCTACTTCCACCACTTCGAGATTCTGCGCGGTGACGC encodes the following:
- the rplV gene encoding 50S ribosomal protein L22 yields the protein MATAKAYVKNLTVAPRKARLVADLIRGKKVAEARYILDYTLKKSAMPLRKLLDSAVANAENLAAEKHDRIDTDEMVVSTIMVDQGLTLKRWRAMPRGRGVRIRKTRSHVRIEISGGEVQEKASAKGKTKK
- the rpsS gene encoding 30S ribosomal protein S19, with protein sequence MARSLKKGYFVEVSLLDKIRAAQATKDRKVIKTWSRRSTVIPDMVGLTIAVHNGKTFIPVFITENMVGHRLGEFAPTRTFRAHAGAK
- the rplB gene encoding 50S ribosomal protein L2; translation: MPVKRFKPVTPSRRGMSVADFSEITKTRPEKALTQPAHDRAGRNNQGRITMRRRGGGHKRRYRSIDFQREKDGIPGKVVSIEYDPNRSARIALISYLDGEKRYIIAPNGLAVGQRIVSGPDAEYDVGNTLPLDRIPLGTNIHNVELVPGKGGQMARAAGNGCQLLAKEGRYCVLRLPSGEMRRVLSNCRATIGTVGNEEHVNIEVGKAGRTRWLGKRPKVRGVAMNPVDHPHGGGEGRTSGGRHPSTPWGKPTKGYKTRKKTHRTNKYIIRRRTR
- the rplW gene encoding 50S ribosomal protein L23 encodes the protein MSVEPHKIILRPIITEDSQIQTRKANQYTFRVHPEANKQQIKEAIEIQFPEVHVVSVNTMNYQGKLRQHMRSRRVGRRSQWKKAIVTLRRGDVIELI
- the rplD gene encoding 50S ribosomal protein L4 codes for the protein MASVKVVDTAGVEQGMLEVSDQVFDAPFNETVVHEAVLALRNAARHGTHKTKTRKEVSGGGIKPFRQKGTGRARQGSSREPQMRGGGTIFGPIPRSYRQDVPVRVKRQAVCCALSDRLREDRLSVLAGLQVEQPKTKPFAAMMARLSPEGRKTLLVTAATDRNVLLSSRNIPHVTVRTAADVNVLDVMLAGRVIVQQEALAYLQERLS